A region from the Leptolyngbya iicbica LK genome encodes:
- a CDS encoding valine--tRNA ligase, protein MTATIPTLSSQYDPSITEEKWQQVWEARHVFKADPDHPGEPFCVVIPPPNVTGSLHMGHAFENALIDTLVRYQRMLGKNTLWLPGTDHASIAVQTILEKQIKANGKTLEDVGRDQFLERAWQWKEESGGTIVGQLRKLGVSVDWSRERFTMDDGLSDAVLTAFTKLYEEGLIYRGNYMVNWCPSSQSAVSDLEVEPTEVNGHLWHFRYPLTDGSGYLEVATTRPETMLGDTAVAVNPEDDRYTDLVGKTLTLPIVGREIPIIADAYVDKEFGTGCVKVTPAHDPNDFAMGQRHDLPMITVMNKDGTMNSEAGPFEGLDRFEARKGVVKQLEEEGFLVKIEDYQHTVPYSDRGKVPVEPLLSTQWFVKIKPLADKALDALDNHNSPHFVPERWTKVYRDWLVSLRDWCISRQLWWGHQIPAWYAVSETDGEIRDNTPFVVAANEAEAQEKAIAEFGADVVLEQDPDVLDTWFSSGLWPFSTMGWPDETAKDFQTYYPTSTLVTGFDIIFFWVARMTMMAGYFTDTMPFETVYIHGLVRDENNQKMSKSKGNGIDPLVLINKYGTDALRYTLIREVAGAGQDIRLEYDRKTDESVSVEASRNFTNKLWNAARFVMMNLGGQTPEQLGEPDAQNLELADLWILSRYNGVLQRVHDYMDKYGFGEAAKELYDFIWGDFCDWYIELVKPRLQGEDGVSKKTAQQTLAFVLDGILRSLHPFMPHITEEIWHTLNQVGDDQFLSVQAFPTVYPSAINPQLEEDFDLLIGTLRTIRNLRAEAGIKPSARIETILQSANPKERQILQAGRNYIEAIGRVETLTIRSDTEAAATIASQPASKSAAAQPRPAISGESAAGSLEGIKAEVVDFWVTMRPLLEEPLTYLQRFFSDFRRPATTLALLFALFLALQILSAVLRTLDSILLVGGLLKLIGVGYTAWFVNQNLLYAPKRQQTWSRLNQWRQEIVGEAKDWIDRQTATPTTTAKPVAQEVADLAEQQAEPTPESIAEPATAPDTKLFAGVVGTVQVLIPLTGLVDVDALRAKIEKDLGKVEGEIKSLNGRLGNPGFVNKAPEDVVQGARDALAEAETQADILRSRLERL, encoded by the coding sequence ATGACGGCTACTATTCCCACCCTCTCCAGCCAATACGATCCCTCCATTACTGAAGAAAAGTGGCAGCAAGTCTGGGAAGCCCGGCACGTCTTCAAGGCTGACCCCGATCATCCGGGGGAGCCCTTTTGTGTCGTCATTCCGCCGCCCAATGTGACGGGTAGCCTGCACATGGGCCATGCGTTTGAAAACGCGCTGATCGACACTTTAGTGCGTTACCAACGAATGTTGGGCAAGAATACCCTCTGGCTGCCTGGTACCGATCACGCCAGCATTGCCGTCCAAACCATTCTTGAGAAGCAGATCAAGGCCAACGGTAAAACCTTGGAAGATGTGGGCCGCGACCAATTTTTGGAACGGGCTTGGCAGTGGAAAGAAGAGTCGGGCGGTACCATTGTCGGGCAATTGCGGAAGTTGGGCGTGTCAGTGGACTGGAGCCGCGAGCGCTTCACCATGGACGATGGCTTGTCAGACGCGGTGCTGACGGCCTTTACCAAGCTCTACGAAGAAGGGCTGATTTATCGCGGCAATTATATGGTGAACTGGTGTCCGTCGAGCCAGTCCGCCGTCTCTGATCTGGAAGTGGAACCGACCGAGGTAAATGGTCATCTCTGGCATTTTCGCTATCCGCTGACGGATGGGTCTGGTTATTTGGAAGTGGCGACTACGCGCCCGGAAACCATGCTGGGTGATACGGCGGTGGCGGTGAATCCGGAAGACGATCGCTACACCGATCTCGTGGGCAAAACCTTGACTCTGCCGATTGTGGGGCGCGAGATTCCGATCATCGCGGATGCTTATGTAGACAAGGAATTTGGTACGGGCTGTGTCAAGGTGACGCCGGCCCACGACCCGAACGACTTCGCCATGGGGCAGCGCCATGACTTGCCCATGATCACCGTCATGAACAAGGACGGCACGATGAACTCGGAAGCGGGGCCGTTTGAAGGGCTGGATCGCTTTGAAGCTCGCAAAGGCGTTGTCAAACAATTGGAGGAAGAGGGCTTCCTCGTCAAAATTGAGGATTATCAGCATACGGTGCCCTATAGCGATCGCGGCAAGGTGCCTGTGGAGCCGTTGCTGTCGACCCAGTGGTTCGTCAAAATCAAGCCTTTGGCGGATAAAGCGTTGGATGCGCTGGACAACCACAATTCTCCGCACTTTGTCCCCGAGCGATGGACGAAGGTGTATCGCGATTGGCTCGTCAGCCTGCGGGATTGGTGTATCTCGCGGCAACTGTGGTGGGGACATCAGATTCCTGCCTGGTATGCCGTGAGCGAAACCGATGGCGAAATTCGCGACAATACGCCGTTTGTGGTGGCGGCGAATGAGGCGGAAGCACAGGAAAAGGCGATCGCTGAATTCGGAGCCGACGTGGTGCTCGAACAGGATCCTGATGTGCTCGACACCTGGTTCTCCTCCGGCTTGTGGCCCTTTTCTACCATGGGCTGGCCTGATGAAACGGCCAAGGATTTCCAGACTTACTACCCGACGAGCACCTTGGTGACGGGTTTCGACATCATCTTTTTCTGGGTGGCCCGGATGACGATGATGGCGGGGTATTTCACCGACACCATGCCCTTCGAGACGGTGTACATTCACGGACTGGTGCGGGATGAAAACAACCAGAAAATGTCCAAATCCAAGGGCAACGGCATCGACCCGCTGGTGCTGATCAATAAGTACGGCACCGATGCGCTGCGCTACACCCTGATTCGTGAGGTGGCTGGGGCCGGACAAGACATTCGCCTGGAATATGACCGTAAAACTGACGAGTCGGTTTCGGTGGAAGCGTCCCGTAACTTCACCAACAAACTGTGGAATGCTGCCCGCTTCGTGATGATGAATCTGGGCGGACAGACCCCGGAGCAGTTGGGAGAACCTGATGCCCAAAATCTGGAACTGGCTGATTTGTGGATTCTGTCGCGCTACAACGGTGTGCTGCAGCGGGTCCACGATTATATGGATAAGTACGGTTTTGGGGAAGCCGCGAAGGAACTCTACGATTTCATCTGGGGCGACTTTTGCGACTGGTACATTGAGCTAGTGAAGCCGCGCTTGCAAGGCGAGGATGGCGTTTCTAAAAAGACGGCGCAGCAGACGCTCGCGTTTGTGCTGGATGGGATTTTGCGATCGCTCCATCCCTTTATGCCGCACATTACCGAGGAAATTTGGCACACCCTCAACCAAGTTGGCGACGATCAGTTTCTCTCGGTGCAGGCTTTCCCGACGGTCTATCCCAGCGCTATCAATCCCCAGTTAGAGGAAGACTTTGACCTGCTGATCGGCACCTTACGCACGATTCGTAATTTGCGAGCAGAGGCTGGCATCAAGCCCAGTGCCCGCATTGAGACGATCTTGCAATCGGCGAATCCCAAAGAGCGACAAATTTTGCAAGCCGGGCGGAATTATATTGAAGCGATCGGTCGAGTTGAAACGCTCACCATTCGCAGCGATACCGAGGCGGCGGCCACAATAGCTTCCCAGCCTGCCTCGAAATCTGCGGCGGCTCAACCCCGACCGGCGATCTCGGGGGAATCGGCAGCGGGCAGTTTAGAGGGCATTAAAGCCGAAGTTGTGGACTTTTGGGTCACTATGCGGCCGCTGCTAGAGGAGCCGTTGACCTACTTACAAAGGTTCTTCAGCGACTTCCGCCGCCCCGCAACCACTTTGGCCTTGCTCTTTGCCTTGTTTCTGGCTCTGCAAATTCTCTCTGCTGTCCTCCGCACGCTAGACAGCATTTTGCTGGTCGGAGGACTCCTGAAGCTGATCGGCGTGGGCTACACCGCTTGGTTCGTCAACCAAAATCTGCTGTACGCCCCCAAGCGCCAGCAAACTTGGTCACGGCTGAACCAATGGCGGCAAGAGATTGTCGGTGAAGCGAAAGATTGGATCGATCGCCAGACTGCTACCCCGACCACCACCGCCAAACCCGTCGCGCAAGAAGTTGCCGATCTCGCCGAGCAACAGGCCGAACCGACACCCGAATCTATTGCCGAACCCGCGACGGCCCCTGACACCAAACTGTTTGCAGGTGTGGTCGGCACCGTTCAGGTGCTTATTCCTTTAACCGGTTTGGTGGATGTGGATGCCCTGCGAGCCAAGATTGAGAAAGATCTGGGCAAAGTTGAGGGAGAGATCAAGTCTCTGAATGGTCGCTTGGGCAATCCGGGCTTCGTGAACAAGGCGCCTGAGGACGTGGTGCAGGGGGCTCGGGATGCCCTCGCGGAGGCAGAAACCCAGGCCGACATTCTGCGATCG
- a CDS encoding type I restriction enzyme HsdR N-terminal domain-containing protein, whose translation MAEQYIGTTACDECGARFKVSVKHKDRLGKPVRCSKCKSIFTPELIEPTPLETALMENAEQEAASEVEEKKKRRRTKFEIRQDTIEHIQKEFKKLHPRLAEIAGRRSSEEEIRVWCRDALVHALGYDSKENIRLEHRTLGKSADIVLHENDKVFLVIECKNTKSNLGPNVIDQAAGYAIGLGTEWAVTTNGLIWKLYRVITQKGSGPRFIEVFDVALLDEDGVSEEDAENLYLLSPRAVFGGDLEKRSHERACTNKKRVLKALESERVLKALRIELQNTYKAEHDYAVKLDDESVGYYLEDALGLSEL comes from the coding sequence ATGGCTGAACAATATATTGGCACCACCGCATGTGATGAATGTGGAGCAAGATTTAAAGTATCTGTGAAACACAAGGATCGTCTCGGCAAACCTGTCCGATGCTCGAAATGTAAGTCTATTTTCACTCCCGAGTTGATTGAGCCAACGCCGTTAGAAACTGCCTTGATGGAGAATGCAGAGCAAGAGGCAGCTTCCGAGGTAGAAGAAAAGAAAAAGCGTAGACGCACGAAATTTGAGATTCGTCAGGATACGATTGAACATATCCAGAAAGAATTCAAAAAACTTCATCCTAGACTGGCTGAAATTGCTGGAAGAAGAAGTTCTGAAGAAGAAATTCGTGTGTGGTGTCGCGATGCTTTAGTCCATGCCCTTGGCTATGATTCAAAGGAAAATATTAGGCTTGAGCATAGGACTTTGGGAAAATCAGCAGACATTGTTTTACATGAGAATGACAAAGTCTTTTTGGTGATTGAATGTAAAAATACCAAGTCTAACTTAGGGCCAAATGTCATAGATCAAGCTGCCGGATACGCTATTGGTTTGGGTACTGAATGGGCAGTGACGACGAACGGACTGATTTGGAAGCTTTATCGGGTGATTACGCAAAAAGGCAGTGGACCCAGATTTATTGAAGTCTTTGATGTTGCATTACTCGACGAAGATGGCGTCAGTGAAGAAGATGCTGAAAACTTATATTTGCTATCGCCAAGAGCCGTTTTTGGTGGTGATTTAGAGAAAAGAAGTCATGAGCGAGCCTGCACGAATAAGAAACGAGTTCTCAAGGCCCTGGAATCAGAGCGAGTTCTCAAAGCATTAAGAATAGAACTTCAAAACACGTACAAGGCCGAGCATGATTATGCAGTAAAGCTGGATGATGAATCGGTGGGCTATTATCTCGAAGATGCTCTGGGTTTAAGTGAGCTATGA
- a CDS encoding glycosyltransferase family 2 protein: MATVVNPKPLGASSVQEPLDLSLVIPIYNEYESIPRLLKVISEVMEPLDYTYEVICVDDGSTDGSVDVLKQHAEIYPYLSVLLLRRNYGQTAAMAAGFDYARGQVVITLDGDLQNDPADIPMLMDKLNEGYDLVSGWRKRRQDHQLTRLLPSKIANWLIGRVTGVSIHDYGCSLKAYRTELVRDMNLYGELHRFLPALAFIEGARITEVPVNHYARQFGSSKYGLGRTFRVVMDLLTVYFMKRFLTKPMYVFGLMGLLSMLAGTLLGGYLTFLKVGLGQSIGDRPLLILAIVLLLGGIQLFCFGLLAELLMRTYHESQGRPIYRVREVLRR, encoded by the coding sequence ATGGCGACAGTAGTGAATCCGAAGCCATTAGGAGCTTCCAGCGTTCAAGAACCGCTGGATTTATCCCTCGTAATACCGATCTATAACGAATACGAGAGTATCCCCCGGCTCCTAAAAGTCATCTCTGAAGTCATGGAACCGCTGGACTATACCTACGAAGTCATCTGCGTAGACGATGGCTCCACCGACGGCTCAGTAGACGTGCTCAAACAGCACGCTGAAATCTATCCTTATTTATCGGTGCTGTTACTCCGGCGCAACTACGGACAAACGGCAGCCATGGCGGCAGGCTTTGACTATGCCAGGGGGCAAGTCGTGATCACGTTGGATGGCGACTTACAGAACGATCCCGCCGACATCCCCATGCTGATGGATAAGCTGAACGAAGGCTACGACCTTGTCAGCGGCTGGCGCAAACGGCGACAAGACCACCAACTCACCCGGCTATTACCTTCAAAAATTGCCAATTGGCTGATCGGTCGAGTCACTGGCGTTTCCATTCATGATTACGGCTGCTCGCTCAAGGCGTATCGCACCGAACTGGTGCGCGACATGAATCTGTATGGCGAGTTGCACCGCTTTTTGCCGGCCTTAGCCTTTATCGAGGGAGCCCGGATTACGGAAGTGCCCGTCAATCACTACGCTCGGCAGTTTGGATCTAGCAAGTATGGCCTGGGACGCACCTTTCGTGTGGTGATGGACTTGCTGACCGTTTACTTTATGAAGCGGTTTCTCACTAAACCAATGTATGTGTTTGGCCTAATGGGTCTGCTGTCGATGCTGGCAGGCACTTTACTAGGGGGCTACTTAACATTTCTGAAAGTGGGGTTGGGGCAGTCGATTGGTGATCGCCCGTTGCTGATTCTCGCGATCGTCCTACTGCTCGGGGGGATTCAGCTGTTCTGCTTTGGACTGCTCGCAGAACTATTAATGAGAACGTATCACGAGTCCCAAGGTCGCCCAATCTACCGAGTCCGAGAGGTTTTGAGGCGTTAG
- the arfB gene encoding alternative ribosome rescue aminoacyl-tRNA hydrolase ArfB, protein MLKITNRTAIPDHEIELNAVRSSGAGGQNVNKVASAIHLRFDISTSSLPDVHKERLLKLRDNRITKDGVVVIKAQEHRTQEQNKEEALKRLKQLIQSVTYTLKKRKPTKRSKSADKKRIERKKKRGQKKALRGNVRL, encoded by the coding sequence ATGCTGAAGATCACGAATCGTACCGCTATTCCCGATCATGAAATCGAGCTGAACGCAGTGCGATCGTCGGGTGCAGGTGGCCAGAACGTAAATAAAGTTGCCAGCGCGATCCACCTGCGGTTTGATATCTCGACTTCCTCGCTGCCGGATGTGCATAAAGAGCGCTTACTGAAGTTGCGCGATAACCGCATTACGAAAGACGGCGTTGTGGTCATTAAGGCGCAGGAGCACCGCACTCAAGAACAAAATAAGGAAGAAGCTCTGAAACGGCTAAAGCAGCTGATTCAAAGTGTTACCTACACGCTCAAGAAACGGAAACCGACGAAGCGATCGAAGAGTGCGGACAAAAAACGTATCGAGCGCAAGAAGAAACGCGGCCAAAAGAAAGCCCTACGCGGCAACGTGCGCTTGTGA
- the glnT gene encoding type III glutamate--ammonia ligase, with product MCSLNLTDVMAQVLSEIARDRGIDYFLISFTDLFGVQRSKLVPAQSIDTMAANGAGFAGFAAWLDMTPADPDVLAMPDPDSLFQLPWQPDVAWMPADLYGVDGEPIAQTPRLVLKRVLAQAAEQGYQICTGVECEYFLLNEDGTDISDGRDRQSKPCYDQQALMRRYDVIREICDGMLSLGWGPYQNDHEDANGQFEMNWTFDHALVTADRQAFFQFMVKSIAEKHGYQATFKPKPFPHLTGNGCHVHLSVWDRDRANNLFLDPEGELGLSALAYQFIGGVLNSGEALCAFANPTVNSYRRINAPVTASGATWSPNTLSYSGNNRTHTIRIPDPGRFELRLADGSANPYLLPASLIAAGLEGMAEKRDPGPRRDNNTYTHPLSPGEVKTLPKSLPDALLHLERNTVLPAAMGHEFVASYLKLKHQALHEYTSHMTTENAID from the coding sequence ATGTGTTCCTTAAATTTGACCGACGTTATGGCTCAGGTGCTGTCAGAGATTGCCCGCGATCGCGGCATCGACTATTTTCTTATTTCGTTTACAGATCTGTTTGGCGTGCAGCGCTCTAAGCTGGTGCCGGCCCAAAGTATCGATACGATGGCCGCGAATGGAGCAGGGTTTGCGGGCTTTGCGGCTTGGCTGGACATGACTCCAGCCGATCCTGATGTGTTGGCAATGCCAGATCCAGACAGCTTGTTTCAACTGCCCTGGCAACCTGATGTCGCGTGGATGCCTGCCGATCTCTACGGTGTGGATGGTGAACCGATCGCTCAAACGCCTCGCCTCGTGCTGAAACGGGTGTTAGCCCAAGCCGCTGAGCAGGGCTATCAAATCTGTACTGGGGTTGAGTGCGAGTATTTTTTGCTGAATGAAGACGGTACGGATATTTCTGACGGTCGCGATCGCCAGTCCAAACCTTGCTACGACCAGCAAGCACTGATGCGTCGCTACGACGTCATTCGCGAAATTTGCGATGGCATGTTGTCTCTGGGCTGGGGACCATATCAAAACGACCATGAGGACGCCAACGGTCAGTTTGAAATGAACTGGACCTTTGACCATGCCCTGGTGACCGCTGACCGCCAGGCCTTTTTCCAGTTCATGGTGAAAAGTATTGCTGAAAAGCACGGCTATCAAGCAACCTTTAAGCCGAAGCCATTTCCACACCTCACCGGCAATGGTTGTCATGTTCACTTATCTGTGTGGGATCGCGATCGCGCCAACAACCTCTTCCTTGACCCAGAAGGCGAATTGGGGCTCTCGGCGCTGGCGTATCAGTTCATTGGGGGAGTGTTGAACTCGGGTGAGGCGCTGTGTGCTTTTGCCAATCCAACGGTGAATTCTTATCGCCGCATCAACGCTCCGGTCACAGCGTCTGGCGCGACCTGGTCACCCAACACCCTGAGCTACAGCGGCAACAACCGCACTCATACGATTCGAATTCCTGATCCAGGCCGCTTTGAGCTGCGACTAGCCGACGGCTCGGCAAACCCTTATCTGTTACCCGCCTCTCTGATTGCCGCTGGGTTAGAAGGCATGGCTGAGAAGCGTGACCCAGGCCCACGTCGGGACAATAATACTTACACCCATCCCCTGTCGCCGGGTGAAGTCAAAACCTTGCCCAAAAGTTTGCCTGATGCATTGCTCCATTTAGAGCGAAACACGGTGCTGCCAGCCGCGATGGGGCACGAGTTTGTGGCTTCTTACCTCAAGTTAAAGCATCAAGCTTTGCACGAATACACAAGTCACATGACGACGGAAAACGCGATTGATTAA
- a CDS encoding peroxiredoxin: MAVIEKVPHVVFKTRVRDESVEGPNPFRWQDTTTEDIFAGKKVVVFSLPGAFTPTCSSNHLPRYEELADEFKALGVDEIYCLSVNDAFVMFQWGKQQGAEKVKLLPDGNGEFSRKMGMLVEKSNLGFGMRSWRYSMVVNDMTIEKMFIEPDFGDNCPTDPFEVSDADTMLAYLKGQEAPGVSEPRKAFVG, translated from the coding sequence ATGGCTGTTATCGAAAAGGTTCCCCACGTGGTATTTAAGACTCGCGTTCGCGACGAGTCCGTTGAGGGGCCAAATCCCTTCCGTTGGCAAGACACCACTACTGAAGATATTTTTGCGGGTAAGAAGGTTGTTGTGTTCTCGCTGCCGGGGGCCTTCACTCCGACTTGCTCTTCCAACCACCTGCCCCGCTACGAAGAGCTCGCCGATGAGTTCAAGGCGCTCGGTGTGGATGAAATCTACTGCCTCTCCGTCAACGATGCGTTCGTGATGTTCCAGTGGGGCAAGCAGCAAGGTGCTGAGAAAGTGAAGCTGCTGCCCGATGGTAACGGCGAGTTTTCTCGCAAGATGGGGATGCTGGTCGAGAAGAGCAATCTGGGCTTTGGGATGCGCTCTTGGCGCTATTCCATGGTGGTGAACGACATGACCATCGAGAAGATGTTCATCGAGCCTGACTTTGGCGATAACTGCCCCACCGACCCCTTTGAGGTCTCTGACGCTGACACGATGTTGGCTTACCTTAAGGGCCAAGAGGCGCCTGGTGTCTCTGAGCCTCGCAAAGCGTTCGTGGGCTAA
- a CDS encoding Fur family transcriptional regulator — MSKQIEEIVQTLRSKQLRVTPQRFAVYANLLNRTDHPTAEQILTDLNQDAPISSQATIYNCLQALREVGLIREVLLDEGNCRYDANVEPHHHFRCGCCGAIADIPWQALQPIELNHLNDAWQVSGYEVTVHGTCETCQA; from the coding sequence ATGTCGAAACAAATAGAGGAAATCGTCCAAACGCTGAGGAGCAAGCAGTTGCGGGTCACCCCTCAGCGGTTTGCCGTCTATGCCAATCTGCTCAACCGGACCGATCATCCTACCGCCGAGCAGATTTTGACCGACCTGAATCAAGATGCACCGATATCTTCTCAGGCGACGATTTATAACTGTTTGCAGGCATTACGCGAGGTGGGGTTGATTCGTGAGGTGTTGCTGGATGAAGGCAACTGCCGATATGACGCCAATGTCGAACCGCATCACCATTTTCGGTGTGGATGCTGTGGGGCGATCGCCGATATTCCCTGGCAAGCGCTGCAGCCCATCGAGCTCAACCACTTAAATGATGCCTGGCAAGTGAGCGGCTACGAGGTCACTGTGCATGGCACTTGCGAAACTTGCCAAGCGTAA
- the ilvC gene encoding ketol-acid reductoisomerase yields MARMYYDSDANLDLLNGKTVAIIGYGSQGHAHALNLKDSGVNVIVGLYEGSRSTAKAEAEGLTVKPVADAAKLADWIMILLPDEVQKRVYADDIAPNLEAGNVLSFAHGFNINFGQIVPPAEVDVVMVAPKGPGHLVRRTYTEGQGVPCLFAVQQDASGKARDLAMAYAKGIGGTRGGILETTFREETETDLFGEQVVLCGGLSELIKSGFETLVNAGYQPELAYFECLHEVKLIVDLVVEGGLATMRDSISNTAEYGDYTRGPRIITDETRAEMKKILKEIQTGQFAREFVLENQSGNAGFTAMRRREAEHPIEEVGKDLRAMFSWLKKV; encoded by the coding sequence ATGGCTCGCATGTACTACGACAGCGACGCAAATCTTGATCTATTGAATGGCAAAACCGTCGCCATCATTGGCTACGGTTCTCAAGGTCACGCCCACGCCCTCAACCTTAAAGACAGCGGCGTTAACGTGATTGTCGGTCTTTATGAAGGGAGCCGCTCGACCGCTAAAGCCGAAGCCGAAGGACTGACTGTTAAACCCGTCGCCGACGCTGCTAAACTCGCCGACTGGATCATGATTTTGCTGCCCGACGAAGTGCAAAAGCGAGTTTATGCTGACGATATCGCTCCCAACCTGGAAGCGGGCAACGTTCTGTCTTTTGCCCACGGTTTCAATATCAACTTTGGCCAAATCGTCCCCCCCGCCGAGGTGGACGTGGTGATGGTGGCCCCTAAAGGTCCCGGACATCTCGTGCGCCGCACCTACACCGAAGGTCAGGGCGTACCCTGTTTGTTTGCGGTGCAGCAAGACGCCTCCGGCAAAGCTCGTGACCTGGCAATGGCCTACGCTAAAGGCATCGGCGGTACTCGGGGCGGCATTTTGGAAACCACCTTCCGCGAAGAAACCGAAACCGACCTCTTTGGGGAGCAAGTGGTGCTCTGCGGTGGTCTTAGCGAGCTCATCAAGTCCGGCTTTGAGACCCTAGTAAACGCGGGCTATCAGCCAGAATTGGCTTACTTCGAGTGTCTGCATGAAGTGAAGCTGATTGTTGATTTAGTGGTCGAAGGTGGCTTGGCGACCATGCGCGACAGCATTTCCAATACAGCGGAATATGGTGACTATACTCGGGGTCCGCGCATCATCACCGATGAAACTCGTGCCGAGATGAAGAAGATCCTGAAAGAGATTCAGACCGGTCAGTTTGCGCGTGAATTTGTGTTGGAAAATCAGTCCGGCAATGCCGGCTTCACGGCGATGCGTCGTCGCGAAGCAGAGCACCCCATCGAAGAAGTGGGCAAGGATCTCCGAGCGATGTTTAGCTGGCTCAAGAAGGTCTAA
- a CDS encoding RNA polymerase sigma factor, RpoD/SigA family gives MPKVNARKSKTKAHFSADAVRTYLHEIGRVPLLTHEEEIVLGKQVQAMMALLETRENLQGDEEREVTYQAWADASNLSVDELKRLLREGERAKRQMIEANLRLVVAIAKKYQKRNLEFLDLIQEGTLGLERGVEKFDPTKGYKFSTYAYWWIRQAITRAIAQQARTIRLPIHITEKLNKIKRVQRELSQQLGRSATVAEIAEALELEVSQVREYLTISRQPISLDVRIGDNQDTELQELLEDEKASPEDYTVREALKQDIRTLLAELTPQQQEVITLRYGLNDGNELSLAKVGNRLNISRERVRQLEQQALKHLRRRKSNVRGYLAS, from the coding sequence ATGCCTAAAGTGAATGCCCGTAAGTCCAAAACCAAAGCCCATTTCTCTGCCGACGCTGTGCGTACTTACCTACACGAAATCGGCCGGGTTCCTCTGCTGACCCATGAAGAGGAAATCGTTCTGGGTAAGCAAGTGCAGGCCATGATGGCCCTGCTAGAAACTCGCGAAAATTTGCAGGGCGATGAAGAGCGTGAGGTGACCTATCAAGCGTGGGCCGACGCCAGCAATCTTTCTGTTGATGAGCTGAAACGGCTGCTCCGTGAAGGTGAGCGTGCTAAGCGGCAAATGATTGAGGCGAATTTGCGGCTGGTGGTGGCGATCGCCAAAAAGTATCAAAAGCGCAACCTAGAGTTCCTCGATCTCATTCAAGAAGGCACCCTGGGACTGGAGCGAGGCGTCGAGAAGTTTGACCCCACCAAAGGCTATAAGTTCTCCACCTACGCCTACTGGTGGATTCGTCAGGCCATCACGCGGGCGATCGCTCAGCAAGCCCGCACCATTCGTCTACCGATCCACATCACAGAAAAGTTGAACAAGATCAAGCGCGTGCAGCGTGAACTGTCTCAACAGCTGGGCCGTAGTGCGACTGTGGCGGAAATTGCCGAGGCGTTGGAACTAGAGGTGTCGCAGGTCCGCGAATATCTGACCATCTCTCGTCAACCCATTTCGCTAGATGTGCGCATTGGCGACAACCAGGATACGGAACTGCAAGAGCTACTCGAAGACGAAAAAGCTTCGCCAGAAGACTACACCGTTCGGGAAGCGCTCAAGCAAGATATCCGCACCCTGCTGGCCGAATTGACGCCGCAGCAGCAGGAAGTGATTACCCTACGCTACGGTCTCAACGATGGCAACGAGTTATCGCTGGCCAAAGTGGGCAATCGGTTGAACATCAGCCGAGAGCGGGTGCGTCAGCTAGAACAGCAAGCACTGAAGCATTTGCGGCGACGCAAGAGCAACGTGCGCGGTTATCTCGCCAGCTAA